A region from the Bacteroidales bacterium genome encodes:
- a CDS encoding DUF1987 domain-containing protein, whose amino-acid sequence MEAIKIIGTDDTPNVILDPENEIFEISGRSLPEDVTAFYEPILDWLDDYAEEAIAKTVFNFKLVYFNTASSKLLLDILLKLEEMFEAGKDIVIKWHYPDDDEDMEEAGEEYADIVEVPFEQVSYSLD is encoded by the coding sequence ATGGAAGCTATAAAAATAATTGGAACAGATGATACTCCTAATGTAATATTGGATCCTGAAAACGAGATCTTTGAAATATCAGGAAGATCATTACCAGAAGATGTAACCGCTTTTTATGAGCCTATTTTAGATTGGCTCGATGATTATGCCGAAGAAGCTATTGCAAAAACAGTGTTTAATTTTAAACTTGTTTATTTCAATACTGCCTCTTCAAAACTATTACTTGACATTCTTCTTAAACTTGAAGAAATGTTTGAGGCAGGTAAAGACATTGTTATTAAATGGCATTATCCCGATGATGATGAAGACATGGAAGAAGCAGGTGAAGAATATGCTGATATTGTCGAAGTTCCTTTTGAACAGGTAAGTTACTCTTTAGATTAA
- a CDS encoding SiaB family protein kinase — translation MDEKNINVKDFLEFVYSFYKTMKDHEISLVYEGEITHQITKAFTSLTEQNMERHEESSSTQKKVFHVMVECLQNVSKHADYMDNEEVSKNGKGIFMVSKKEDEYLITTGNVLLKPKIAPIIEIIEQINQLDKDGLKTLYKQQIREGRLSERGGAGLGFIDIAKKTGNKLYYSFLTINDDYSFFVLTSRISRNI, via the coding sequence ATGGATGAGAAAAATATAAATGTCAAAGATTTTCTTGAGTTTGTTTATAGTTTTTATAAAACTATGAAAGATCATGAAATTAGTTTGGTTTATGAAGGTGAAATTACACATCAAATTACAAAAGCCTTTACCTCATTAACCGAACAAAACATGGAACGGCATGAAGAGTCAAGTTCAACCCAGAAAAAAGTATTTCATGTTATGGTTGAATGCCTCCAAAATGTTAGTAAACATGCTGATTATATGGACAATGAAGAAGTGTCTAAAAATGGAAAGGGAATTTTTATGGTAAGTAAAAAAGAAGATGAATATTTAATTACAACAGGAAATGTATTACTTAAACCTAAAATTGCACCTATTATTGAAATCATCGAACAAATAAACCAATTAGATAAAGATGGTTTAAAAACGCTATATAAACAGCAAATCAGAGAGGGAAGACTTTCAGAAAGAGGAGGAGCGGGACTTGGCTTTATTGATATTGCCAAAAAAACAGGTAATAAATTATATTACAGTTTTCTCACAATAAATGACGATTATTCGTTTTTTGTATTAACTTCAAGAATTTCAAGAAATATATAA
- a CDS encoding PAS domain S-box protein produces the protein MGDINKYIIKIRIWIKYIFHDTFLFTKIGVLLGLLFPVASWIIDISFKNLGFSIESIINIHIVNPIHYIIDISPIIIGIIGYFVDKFIEKNTNKYKIIIDQKNEEINKNSQIAKKIGEGDLAFDEKAINKNDVLGNSLLKMRNNLLSTKDKETEQNWIAEGKEKISNILRLHNDINELSYDILVNLINYINVIQGAFYVYNEETKKIVNVASFGYGRKKYINQEFDIGQGLIGQAAYETDTIFRKEIPDYYVTITSGILSDQKPTNILIVPLITDEKLQGIIEFASIKDDISNLTITFIEELSDIIARTIFNINVHKKTEKLLKDAQKMTEELKENEEELRQNAEEMRATHEELEKSNENLEKQILEVENAQNRLHSLLENASEIISIYTEDLKLKYESPSVTKILGYTPEEMVKGKDIERLTSKGEADLKQMFRGLLDNPDEAIAFQYTFMKKDGKKIFIETTGRNLLHDPAISGIILNSQDITERKRAEKEERMKSKMQALSENSPDMIIRLGIDGRFFYANPIVKIFTGVDNNEVIGKNVEDVNFNEQIKLFFKETIQQIKKTEQKLNAEIIFPTNFGDRIMQINSIPETNEEKELETILFVAHDITERKSIELEIKDKNKKITESINYAERIQGSILPDTKYIQDYFPKSFIFYKPRDVVSGDFPWFFTKEDNIYIAAVDCTGHGVPGALLSFVGYFLLNNVVDHDLDASAGKILDDFHYGVRKTLKQDQADANARDGMDIAFCKINLIKKEIQYAGAHRPLYLIRNGELNEYKGNRKAIGGIPHKKKPEKNFQNYVIEIKPNDKIFFFSDGLPDQVGGPDKRKYQAKRIREGIINKPDSSMIQYSNFFANDFKNWKGENKQIDDVLLIGIEF, from the coding sequence ATGGGAGACATAAATAAATATATTATTAAAATAAGAATATGGATAAAATACATATTCCATGATACATTCCTTTTTACAAAGATTGGTGTATTATTAGGATTGTTATTTCCTGTTGCTTCATGGATTATTGATATTTCTTTTAAAAACCTTGGTTTTTCTATTGAAAGTATTATTAATATTCATATAGTAAATCCAATACATTATATTATAGATATATCCCCAATTATTATTGGTATAATTGGATATTTTGTTGATAAATTCATAGAAAAAAACACAAACAAATACAAAATAATAATTGATCAGAAAAACGAAGAAATAAATAAAAATTCACAAATAGCAAAAAAAATAGGTGAAGGAGATTTGGCTTTTGATGAGAAAGCTATTAATAAAAACGATGTTTTGGGTAATTCCCTCCTAAAAATGAGAAACAATTTATTATCAACCAAAGATAAGGAGACTGAACAAAACTGGATTGCCGAAGGCAAAGAAAAAATATCTAACATATTAAGATTACATAACGATATTAATGAACTTTCCTACGATATACTGGTTAACCTGATTAATTATATAAATGTAATACAGGGTGCATTTTATGTATATAATGAAGAAACAAAAAAAATAGTTAACGTTGCATCATTTGGATATGGCAGAAAAAAATATATTAATCAGGAATTTGATATTGGACAAGGTTTAATAGGTCAGGCTGCTTACGAAACGGATACAATATTTCGTAAAGAAATTCCGGATTATTATGTTACAATAACATCCGGAATACTTAGCGACCAAAAACCAACAAACATTTTAATAGTACCATTAATAACCGATGAAAAATTACAAGGTATTATTGAATTTGCTTCAATAAAAGACGATATTTCTAATCTTACAATAACATTCATAGAAGAATTAAGTGATATTATTGCCAGAACAATTTTTAATATTAATGTTCATAAAAAAACAGAAAAGTTATTGAAAGATGCCCAGAAAATGACGGAAGAACTTAAAGAAAACGAAGAAGAATTGAGGCAAAATGCCGAAGAAATGAGGGCAACTCACGAAGAACTTGAAAAATCAAACGAAAACCTAGAAAAACAAATACTTGAAGTCGAAAATGCACAAAACCGATTACATTCATTACTTGAAAATGCTTCAGAAATAATTTCAATATATACCGAAGACCTTAAACTTAAATATGAAAGTCCTTCCGTAACAAAAATTTTAGGATATACTCCTGAAGAAATGGTAAAAGGAAAAGATATTGAACGATTAACTTCGAAAGGTGAAGCTGATTTAAAACAAATGTTCAGAGGACTACTTGATAATCCTGATGAAGCTATTGCTTTTCAATATACATTTATGAAAAAGGATGGTAAAAAAATATTTATTGAAACAACCGGAAGGAATCTTTTACATGACCCTGCAATTAGCGGAATAATTCTAAATTCACAAGATATTACCGAAAGAAAAAGAGCTGAAAAAGAAGAAAGAATGAAAAGTAAAATGCAAGCTCTTTCGGAAAATAGCCCTGACATGATTATAAGATTAGGCATTGACGGACGGTTTTTTTATGCAAATCCAATTGTTAAAATATTTACAGGAGTTGACAATAATGAGGTAATAGGAAAAAATGTTGAAGATGTTAATTTTAACGAACAAATAAAATTATTTTTTAAAGAAACAATTCAACAAATTAAAAAAACGGAACAAAAATTAAATGCCGAAATAATATTCCCAACAAATTTTGGAGACAGAATTATGCAAATAAATTCTATTCCTGAAACTAATGAAGAAAAAGAATTAGAAACAATATTGTTTGTTGCCCATGACATAACTGAAAGAAAAAGTATTGAATTAGAAATAAAAGACAAGAATAAAAAAATTACTGAAAGTATTAATTATGCCGAAAGAATTCAAGGCTCAATACTTCCCGACACAAAATATATACAAGACTATTTCCCAAAATCATTTATTTTCTATAAACCAAGAGATGTGGTAAGTGGAGATTTCCCATGGTTCTTTACAAAAGAAGATAATATATATATTGCTGCTGTAGACTGTACAGGACACGGAGTTCCGGGTGCGCTGCTTTCATTTGTTGGTTATTTTTTACTTAATAATGTAGTTGATCATGATTTAGATGCTTCTGCCGGTAAAATACTTGATGATTTTCATTATGGTGTAAGAAAAACTTTAAAACAAGACCAAGCAGATGCTAATGCCAGAGACGGAATGGATATAGCTTTTTGTAAAATTAATTTAATTAAAAAAGAAATACAATATGCAGGAGCACACAGACCGCTTTATCTTATTAGAAACGGTGAATTAAATGAATATAAGGGAAATAGAAAAGCAATCGGAGGTATTCCTCATAAAAAAAAGCCGGAAAAGAATTTTCAAAACTATGTAATAGAAATAAAACCAAATGATAAGATTTTCTTTTTCTCTGATGGTTTACCCGACCAGGTAGGAGGACCAGATAAAAGAAAATATCAGGCAAAAAGAATAAGAGAAGGAATAATTAATAAACCTGATTCTTCTATGATACAATATTCAAATTTTTTTGCAAATGATTTTAAAAACTGGAAAGGTGAAAACAAACAAATAGACGATGTTTTACTAATTGGAATTGAATTTTAA